One stretch of Akkermansia massiliensis DNA includes these proteins:
- a CDS encoding L,D-transpeptidase family protein: protein MKHLFLLAVLPVVLMGWTSCTHSGKGHTALPDPRAVDKSVPEYKNPFHPSTYAHFVARKDYRKTYDVYKDDTLLNRKPKKSRKIFVCLDEQRGQYLVDGLIAMDFPLSSGVKAYPTKTGDYTVISKKEDHASNLYGKMYDAEGKCINYNAESTDPVPEGGRFDGSPMPYWQRLTNAGLGLHVGKVRRHPISHGCVRLPRNVAEILYKQTSVGTPVTIQRTPLPVPEAQKAPAVQ from the coding sequence ATGAAGCATCTCTTTCTTCTGGCCGTCCTCCCCGTGGTTCTCATGGGGTGGACGTCCTGCACCCACTCCGGCAAGGGCCATACGGCCCTGCCGGATCCGCGCGCTGTGGACAAATCCGTCCCGGAGTATAAAAACCCGTTCCATCCCTCCACGTATGCCCACTTTGTAGCCCGCAAGGACTACCGGAAAACGTATGACGTCTACAAGGATGATACCCTGCTGAACCGCAAGCCGAAGAAATCCCGTAAAATCTTCGTCTGCCTGGACGAGCAGCGGGGCCAGTACCTGGTGGACGGCCTGATCGCCATGGACTTTCCCCTCTCCTCCGGCGTCAAGGCCTACCCGACCAAAACGGGAGACTACACCGTCATCTCCAAAAAGGAAGACCACGCCTCCAACCTTTACGGCAAGATGTATGATGCGGAAGGCAAATGCATCAACTATAACGCCGAATCCACGGACCCCGTTCCGGAGGGAGGCCGCTTTGACGGTTCCCCCATGCCCTACTGGCAGCGGCTTACCAATGCGGGCCTGGGGCTGCATGTGGGGAAGGTACGGCGCCACCCCATCTCCCATGGCTGCGTGCGCCTGCCGCGGAACGTTGCGGAAATTCTCTACAAGCAAACCAGCGTAGGAACGCCCGTCACCATCCAGAGAACGCCCCTGCCCGTACCGGAAGCTCAGAAAGCCCCTGCCGTACAGTAA
- a CDS encoding RHS repeat domain-containing protein, with the protein MNDGKLALVYYNYRYYNPADGRWINRDPIAEEGGWNLYGFISNNAINKGDKNGLRFDLPIPHPEFPTLTSPLLQMSWHQYFVTILYLHQNAHAKIHQRFLILIRPRQSPYVLIF; encoded by the coding sequence ATGAACGATGGCAAATTGGCTCTGGTCTATTACAACTACCGTTATTACAATCCCGCAGACGGCAGATGGATCAATCGCGATCCCATCGCCGAAGAAGGGGGATGGAATTTATATGGGTTTATTAGTAATAACGCAATAAATAAGGGGGACAAGAATGGCTTAAGATTTGACCTGCCTATTCCTCATCCGGAATTTCCTACCCTAACAAGTCCCTTACTCCAGATGAGTTGGCATCAGTATTTTGTAACTATTCTATACCTGCACCAAAATGCACATGCCAAAATTCATCAAAGATTTTTGATCCTTATCCGGCCAAGGCAAAGTCCATATGTATTAATTTTTTGA
- a CDS encoding RHS repeat domain-containing protein: MKKVTVNGTVASHERYLYRGYLQLAALDMLDNRNVRRTLLWDPLEPVAARPLALVQGASLYCYGWDFNKNVTEVFDGQGTIAAAYDYSPYGIVGSTGNLVQPVQWSSEMNDGKLALVYYNYRYYNPADGRWINRDPIAEEGGWNLYGFVDNEVVFSIDYLGKETNEFGYTMTIPAGYIPILLIIEGSISIEKKKNCVCIEAKLRTDVGIGVA; the protein is encoded by the coding sequence ATGAAGAAGGTCACCGTCAACGGAACGGTCGCCAGCCATGAACGCTACCTGTACCGCGGCTACCTGCAACTAGCGGCGTTGGACATGCTGGACAACCGGAACGTGCGTCGGACACTGTTGTGGGATCCACTGGAACCGGTGGCCGCGCGCCCCCTGGCCCTGGTGCAGGGTGCCTCTCTTTACTGCTATGGATGGGACTTCAACAAGAATGTGACGGAAGTTTTTGATGGGCAGGGAACGATCGCGGCGGCTTACGACTACTCGCCCTATGGGATAGTTGGCAGCACAGGCAACCTCGTCCAACCCGTACAGTGGTCCAGCGAAATGAACGATGGCAAATTGGCTCTGGTCTATTACAACTATCGTTATTATAATCCTGCAGACGGCAGGTGGATTAACAGGGATCCTATCGCTGAAGAAGGGGGATGGAATTTGTATGGGTTTGTTGATAATGAAGTGGTATTCTCTATTGATTATCTCGGAAAAGAAACTAACGAATTTGGCTACACAATGACTATCCCTGCGGGTTACATACCCATTCTTCTTATTATTGAGGGAAGTATATCAATAGAAAAAAAGAAAAATTGTGTATGCATTGAAGCAAAATTACGAACAGATGTTGGTATAGGTGTAGCATAA